TGATTCGTGTCTCGACCCAGTCATTGGTCATGGGCAGTATTTTTGTTTGCACACCTAGTGATGTGTGGATTTTTTCTGTTGCTTGCGTCAGGGTTAACCCGTTCTTTAGCATTTTTGTCCGCAGAATGTTTGTAGCTAAGTCTCTGTCACCCAGATTGAACCAAGTGTCCTGACCATAACGTTTTAGCATTGCAAGTGTTTCAAAAGTGTCGCCTTTTATGCCCCAGCCTTTTTGCTCATCTGCAATGCCTGCAAGAGTGTAAGTAACTATGTCAACATCAGGAGACACGTGTAAACCAAAAAATTCCTTATCATCACCTGTGTTAACTATAACTGTTAGGTCTTTGGGGTTTATGATTTTTGTTAAGCCCGTTAGGAACCGTGCTGCGCCTACTCCACCTGCTAAAGCCGTAATCAATTTTTGCACCCTTAAGGTTGGTGTTCTTTTTCAGAAACCCAATATCCGCTACTTTTACCGTTGGAGTCTATAATATGTTCCTTCTTAAAAATGGGGACTTCATGCTTGTAACGTTCAACTGCTTCATGTAGCACCGCAAAAACTTCTTCACGATGAGCGCCAGCAACAGCAACATACACAAGGTCCTCCCCCACATCGAACTCGCCAAGAAAATGGTGGATCTGAACTGCGACTATACCTGTTTTTTTGGTTAGGTCACTGCAGATTTGGGTGAGAACTTCTCGGGCTTTTTCTTCGTAGCCTTGAATGGTGAGTTTTTGGACTTTTTTGTCCTCAAATGTTTCTCCACGGACCACGCCTATGAAGCAGGATATTGTGCCGGCTTTTTGGAAGGTTGGGTCTTGTTTTATGTTGTCTATGACATTTTGGATTGTGACGGTGCCTTTTGGGTGTACGCCGGCTTTTGCAGTCAAGATTTACACTTCCATGAAAGGAAAGGAACAGAGTATCTAATGTGGTTTACTGAAAATAAAAGAAATATTGTTGTAGGGTTAAAGAAGGAAAAGGGGTTATGCTTCTTCGGTTACTTCTTCTTCGACAACTTCAGGCTCAGATTCGAGTTCGGCTTCTTCTTCTGACTCTGGAGCTGCTGGGACTTCTGGGGGTAACTGCTGTGGTGCGGCTACAAGCTTGGATTTGCGTATGCCAACGTGTCGTAGTGGTGCAACGAATTTTGCCTGGTTGTAGATATCAGATGCAATTTTTCCAAGAACCATTTCTTGCACGAACTGGTCAAGTGTTAGAGTGGCGGCTTTTTCTTTGATAATTTTCTGCATCATGTTGCGAATGATTTTTTCCTGTGAAGTTTTTATGCGTGAAAGTGTCAGGGCTGAGACTGCGATGCGGAGCTTGAAGCCGTCTTTGGTTATTAGGTTGAAGAGTCCGTCGACTTTAGTGGTTCTTCGCCTTACAAGGCTTCTTAGGTAATCTCGTGAGTATTCATGACCTTTGAAAAGTGTTTTGGCGTTCTTTCCGTCCATTCCATAAATTTGGAAGAACATTTTCAGGTAATGATGAGAGAAGTCGCCCGTTATGTCGTAGAGTGTTGCTTCCACGACTCTTCCGATAAGTTGTTCTTGTTCTTGTGCTGGTACTGCGCCTAAGTCAACGTTACCAAAGAACGATGGCGCTACTACATTGTACCATCCTTTTCCACGCCACTTATCGCGAATATGTTTTGCTGATTTTGAAGACAAATTAATCCTCCAAACGTGCCAACACATTTCTCAAGGCTATATTAAAAGGTTTATTGTTTTCCTGATATTTTTTCCAGATGCCCCATGTATTTTCTTAGAACCTGCGGAACCGTTATTGTTCCATCCTCGGTCTGGTTGTTTTCGATTAGGGAAACAATGGTTCTGCCCGTAGCAATAGCGGTAGAATTGAGCGTGTGCAGAAAACCCTTCGGGGGCGCGCCTTCTTTTTCACGGTAGCGGATGCCGAGGCGTCTGGCTTGATAATCAGTACAGTTGCTGCAGGAGACGACTTCGCGGTAACAGTTGCTGGCAGGCATCCAAGCTTCAATATCATACTTTTTCGCGGCTACAGTGCCAATGTCACCTGTGCAAACATTAACTATACGGTAGGGTAACCCGAGCTTTTGCAACAAATCTTCAGCATTAACCAGCAGTTCCTCGTGCAGTTTGGGGCTATCTTCGGGTTTGCAGAAAATGAATTGTTCGATTTTGTTGAATTGGTGCGTGCGGAAGATGCCTCGTGTGTCTTTGCCGTGGGCACCTGCTTCTTTGCGGAAACAAGGGCTTAACCCAGCAAGTTTGAGGGGCATATCGTGTTCCTTTATGACTTCGTTCATGTACATTGCCGCCATAGGATGTTCAGATGTAGCAATCAAATAGGCATCTTCACCCTCAATTTTATAGAGCACATCCGCAAAGTCAGCCAGTGAAGTGACACCCTCATAGGCATCACGCTTCATCATAAGTGGTGGCTCAATAACCGTGTAGCCCTTCTCTGTTAATTCATCAAGAGCAAAGTGCATCAACGCAAAATCCAAACGAGCAGCAGGACCTTTCAAATAGAAGAATCTGGCTCCTGCAACTTTGCCTGCACGCTCCATATCAATAATGTCCAAGTTTAAAGCAAGGTCAATATGGTTTTTAGGTGTAAAACTAAACTGCGGAATAGTTCCCCAAGTTTTCACCAGCACATTTCCGCTGTCGTCAGCGCCAACTGGAACAGAATCCTCCAGCAAGTTCGGCAACCGCATTAGGAGGTCACGGTTTTTGGCTTCTTCCTCAGCCACCTGTTTTTCCGCCGTGGTTATTTGTGTGTCGATTTCTTGGGCTTTTTTAAGTTGTTCTGTGGCGGGTTGACTGGATTTTTTTAGTTTTGCGATTTCTATGGTTACTTGTTTGCGGGTGTGGCGCAGGTCGTTTAGTGTGGTTTGATTTTCCCGCCATTTACGGTCGTTAGCGATTAAATCCTCCAGCATTACTATGTTGTCTGGGTTGCCTCTTTTGTCAAGGTTGTCTCTTACCAGGTCAGGGTTTTCTCGGATAAGCTTGATATCTAACATGACACTCACGCGGAATAATTCTCTAACATTAAAAGAGCTATTTAACTTTATAACGCCTACAAGGTTTTTCAGACAGGATTAGGGAAGCCTCCTGTTTTTCCGATAGGTTATAATAGGTTTAGGGTGCGCTAAATAATAAGTTGGCACCCATGGTTCAAACCAAACTGTGCATAGTTACACATGTTTTCCTGCCGCATGTGGGAGGAATCGAAAAAGTCGTTTATGAACAAAGTAGCCGACTAAAAAAACAGCAGTTTGACCCTCTTGTAGTAACAAGCCGAATGCATGCGCCTTCCCCAAAATACGTTATTAATGGAATACCTGTTGAATGTTATGAAGCTTTAAGCCTCGCGTTTAGACTGGGAATCCCATACCCCATCCCCACAGGCTCTAGCTTCAAAACCTTCTCCAAAGCAGTTAAACAAGCCAAAATCGTGCACGCTCACGGACACATGTATTTGGCGTCTTTTGCCGCAAGTAAACTTGCCAAATTCTACAATAAACCCTTCGTGCTCACCCAACATAACACCTTCATCGAATACGATAACCTCTTTGACACAGTAGAATACTTGACTGATTTACTCATAAGCAAACAAACCCTGCAAGCTGCAGACAAAATATTAACGGTAAGCCAAGCCACAAAAAAATATGTGTTAAGTTTGGGGGCTAAACCTGAGAAAGTTGAGGTTCTCTATAACGGCGTGGACCTGAACCGTTTTAAGCTGCTCGCGGGTAAACGGGAAGAAATCAGGCTTAAACACGGCATATCCAACAAAGCCAAGGTTGTTTTGACCGTTAGACGATTAGTGTACAAGAACGGTGTAGACACCCTAATTGAAGCCGCAGCGTTGGCAGCAAAAAAAGACCTAAACATCGTGTTTCTTGTTGTCGGCAAAGGACCCGACAAAGAAAGGGTACAGCAACGAATTGTGCAGTTGGGAATTGAGCGAAATCTTTTGCTTGCGGGTTTTGTGAGCGATGAAGATTTGGCAGCGTATTATAATGCGGCGGACTTTTTTGTTCTGCCCTCTAAGTCAGGGGAAGGTTTGCCGCTGGTTGCGTTGGAAGCTATGGCGTGTGGTTTACCCGTTATAACCACTGACGTTGGTGGCATAAGGGAGATTTTGGTTGATGAATTTAGCAGAGTGATTCCGCCTAACAACCCTAAAGCTATGGCAGAGGCGGTTTTGGATTTTGCACGTACCCTGATCATAAATAGGGACGAGTTGAGACGGATAGTTGAACAAAAGTTCAGTTGGGACGTAAACGTTGAAAGACTCCGTGAAATATACGAAGAACTTATTTAACAGTCAAAGAATGTTAATAGAAGCCTCTTGGAGACGGAGCTCAGCATAACAATGCAGGTTGAAATGGTTTCAATCGTAATCCCAACACTAAACGAAGCAGGAAACCTTCTAGATATACTAAATACAATTCACGAAGGACTCACATATCCTCACGAAATCATTATTGTTGACGGAAACTCCGTTGACGGAACCAAAGAAATCGTTAAAAAAACAGGTTACTGCAGACTAATTATTGAGCCCAGACGCGGTTACGGGTTAGCGCTTCGGACAGGAATGAAAAACGCCCGAGGCAACGTCATCATCATGGTTGACGGCGACGGCACCTACGAAGTCAAACACATTAAACGACTAGTTGACACGTTGGCTATAAATGATGCCGACCTTGTTTTAGCTACACGAATGTATGACCCAAACAAAGCAATGGGCTTGATGAATTTTGTGGGCAACAAAATTATAACGTCCTGTTTTGATTTCCTCTACAAACAATTCTTCAGCGACACCCAGTCAGGTTTTAGGGCAATTTCCCGCGAAACACTGGAAAAAATCCCTTTGAAAGAAACCGACATGGCATACGCAACTGAGATGCTGATTCGTTTCGCCCAAAACAGGTGCCGAATGATTGAAGTTCCCACCATCTACAAGAAACGCTTGTATGGTCAGCCGAAACTGCGAAAATTTAAATCTTCAATCGAAATATTTAGCACTATGGTTAAAGGGCTGCTATGAGCAAAATTGGGAAAACCGCAAAGAAACTGCTCAGTGACGATAAAGGTTTTGTAGTTGCTATCGCAATTGCCCTGATTATAGTTTCATATTTGATGCTTAGTTACTACTTTGTTTACAGGCCAATCCCTGAAGGGTACAGTACAATGGGCATGCTTGATTACCAAAACAAAGCTGTGGACTACCCTGAAGTGGTAGTGTTAAACCAAAACAACACTTTTACAATTAACCTAACTGTTGAAAATCACATGGGCTCATCTCAGCAGTACAAGGTTTTAATGAAAACGGTTGAACCTATAGAAGTAATTCCAGTTGATACACCGCCAATTGCCACTTACGAAAAAACTGTTGCTGACGGGGAAACATGGAATATCCAACCCACAGTCACTTTAAACGACACAGGATACTACAGCGTGATTTTTGAACTCTACAGGTACATTCCAGAATCAAACAATTACCAGTTTGACAATTATAACATATGCGTCCTAAACGTCCAAGTCATAAGCAACTAAGTTTGCTACCATAACCGTTTGTTACAATGTGGACAGTAAGATTCGTTGGCAGACACGATTTGTTTGCAGTTAGGACACAACTGCACTGTTGTGCCGGGTCTTACATAGTTTGAATGGGGTTTTTGGTATAGGCTAGCGTCGTAGCTTGAAAAACGGGGCTGCTGCTTTATTTGCTTGTAGGGAGATACCCCTGAGGATTTTCTGTAGTACGGATGTTGGTGATAGTAAGGAGACGGAGTATAGTGCCCAATGGGAGTCTGAAACGGGTTCGGGGGGTCTAAGGCAGATTCATCAGGTTCAGGTTTGCTTCTTCTTTTTCTCAAATAAAACGCTACCCCAGCAACCACTGGAACAGTAACACCAACGCCTGCAATAATGGGAATAGCAATAGGCGGCAGGATAAACTCGTTTGATGTGGTGGTAATTTGGAAGAGGTTAGTGTCTGATATTATCTGGTAAATGCTCCAAGATAACGTCATATCCTCCGATTGAACTGTATAATTGAGGTAACTTTCCATTTTTAATCCTGTTTGATTGTCCCAAAAGGTTGACGTTATAAACTCGGTGGTGTTGTCAATGCTTTGTGTATATTCCAGTCGATTAACAATCCTTTGTGTTTCACCACTGCCGTAGGTCCGCATTAAGGTGTCATTGTGCAAAATTGTTGCGTCAATTGGAATACTAAGAATATCAGAAACAGTTTGGTTGGGCATAATTGCTATACCTAAAAGTTTCGGGTCACCCGTATAGGTGAGACTTTTACTACTTGAATCATTATAGAAATAGGTTACTGTGTAGCGAATGGTTTGCCCAGTGACATTTAGAATTTCATATTTTACGGAGGTTTTATTTTGAGCATCCAGCAACTCTTGAGGAATCAGCATGCTTGACTGATTTGTTTGCCATGAAGTACCAAAAGTGTAAACAACATAGTCCCCTGCTTTAACGCCAAGACTCTTGTTTTCATCAGCAGACACTAATGGGCAAAGTGTCAGCAGCAGAATAATTGTGGAAACCGCCAGTAGCCCTTTCCGATTCATAGTTTACACGATTTAGTAATTATTTGGCTTACTGAATTTAAGGTTTCTATGAAAAAGGTTTATGGAAATAACCGGTGTTTTCTTTAACTTTAAGTCTGGATAATTCTTAAATCTCCCAACTGCATCACAAACATGACATAAGGTGTAAATGTATGGCACAACCAACATTCAAAACAGTTTTCGTTTTTCTAGACACAGACAAATATTGCAGTCCCTTTGATATGCTAGTAGCAATCGACGCGTTCCCAGACAGCATGATATTCAAATACGAAAACGTCAACAGTGAAGACGCTCCAAAAATCGTTTACGACCTACTTTTCCCACGAGGTCCACTAGGAGCAGCACACACCAAAGTCTTCATCAACGGAAGCAACTTTGAAGAAGTAGAAAAAGTCGTTGCCGCAACACAGAAAGCCATGAAGTCAGCTCCATGGGGAAACAGCATAATCGTTGACCCAAGAGGCGGATATAGCACAGCCGCAGCAGCAGTAGCCAAAACATTGGGTGCATCCATAGGAAAAGGCTTAGGCGGATTAGAAGGCAAAAACGTCACAGTATTGGCAGGTACAGGACCAGTCGGTCAGACCGCAGCAAGAATTTATGCAGCCGAAAAAGCAAACGTAACCATCAGCAGCCGCTCACTTGCAAAAGGTCAAGCTGTAGCAGACAAAATTAATGCTGAAGTCGGCGAAAACCGCGTAAAAGTTGTTGAAGTTTCCAAACCAGAACAAACTGCAGAAGTCATAAAAGACGCAGACATCGTTCTTAGCGCGGGCGCAGGTGGAATTCAGCTTCTTAGCCAAGCAGACTTAAGCAAGGCGCCATCATGCAAAATTGTTGCAGACATAAACGCCATAAAACCATTAGGTGTTGAAGGCTTAGGCGAAAACGATGATAGCGTAGAAATCAAGACAGGCGTGTTCGGCATAGGCGCATTAGCTATTGGCAAACTAAAAATCAAAACCGAAACCGAAATGATAAAGCGTGCAACCGCTGAACCAGACGGACTCTTTGACTACTCAATAGCCTATAATATCGCTAAAGACAACATTCTCAAGAAACTTGCAAAAGCAGCTGCAAAATAAGCAGTTTCTTTTTTCTTTTTATTTTAAATTTTATTCATTCTATTTAGGACCAGTGGGCAATGGGTGTATAAGCGCCCAAAAAGGTTTCTTGGAGTTGGGGTTAAGGCAAATCTTAGAAAGTTTCATCATAAAAATGCTTTAGGAAATAATTAAGGTTTATTTAGGATAAACCCAAAGGAAAAACCGCAATAAGACCCCAAAAGAGAATACAAAATGGCTAGTTTCACTGAAATTCTTCAGCAAATATTGCACACAAATGCGGTAACAGCAGAAGCCATAACATCTATTCTAATCTTCATTGTTGTTGTCGCTGTAGGCTGGGGAATATATGCGGTTTTAAGCAGGCAACTTAGTAAGTGGGCAAAGAAAACGTCAACCACTTTAGATGACGAAATCATCGAAGCCGTAAAAGTCATAATAATAATGATAATCGTCATTTTTGGTATTGAATATGCCCTCTCACCGCTCTCGATACTTGAACCATACAATTACATACTAAATGGAGCATTCACAGTTATCCAAATCCTGCTAGCAGCCTTTGCGGTAACCAGAGTCTCAAACATTTTAGCTGACTGGTTCGTAGGCAGAACCGCAATAATGAAAGGAAAAAACAGCCACCACCTCTTATTTATTCTCAAAAAAATAATTCAGATAATAGTCTTCGTCTTCGCATTCCTCATAATACTTTGGACGTTTGACATTGACCTGACTGGCGCAGTAGTCGGCTTAGGAGTCGGAGGAATCGCCATAGCCTTTGCTCTGCAGAGCACTCTTAGTGATGTTTTCAGTGCATTCTCCATATACTTTGATCACCCATTTGAAATCGGAGACTTCATCGTTGTTGGCGACTACAGCGGCACAGTCAAAAGCATCGGCATCCGCTCCACAAGAGTCCAGCTATTGCAAGGCGAAGAACTCGTCATATCCAACCAAGAGCTCACCACGAGCAGCATCCGAAACTTTAGAAAACTCGAGAAAAGACGAGTAGTCTTCAACATCGGAGTAACCTATGATACCTCAGTTGAAAAACTACGAAAAATTCCAGGTATAATAACTGATGTCATCAAAAGCACTGAATTAGCCACATTTGATCGCGTTAACTTCACAGAGTTTGGCGACTTCAGTCTCAAATTCCAAATAATTTACTACGTAAACTGCTCAGATTGGGGCAAATACCTTGAAACACAAGAGCACATTAACTTTGAAATCAAAGAAGCCTTTGAGAAAGAAGCCATAGAAATGGCGTTCCCAACCAGCACAATCTACGTCAAAAAATAAGGCATCCACCCCCTATCTATTTGGTTCCTATTAGAAATTCAATGCAGAAACCATAGAGGGAGAGCGTTTTTTTTGCAAGTACCCTGGTCTACTTGAATGTTTTTTGCACAATTTCCCAATCGCTGGGGGTGTTCACGTTGAATAAAACCGCTACGTCATCAGTAATCAGTGCGCCTTGAGGTATAGTTGGCTGATTTATTTT
This region of Candidatus Bathyarchaeota archaeon genomic DNA includes:
- a CDS encoding molybdenum cofactor biosynthesis protein MoaE, which produces MTAKAGVHPKGTVTIQNVIDNIKQDPTFQKAGTISCFIGVVRGETFEDKKVQKLTIQGYEEKAREVLTQICSDLTKKTGIVAVQIHHFLGEFDVGEDLVYVAVAGAHREEVFAVLHEAVERYKHEVPIFKKEHIIDSNGKSSGYWVSEKEHQP
- a CDS encoding 30S ribosomal protein S3ae — protein: MCWHVWRINLSSKSAKHIRDKWRGKGWYNVVAPSFFGNVDLGAVPAQEQEQLIGRVVEATLYDITGDFSHHYLKMFFQIYGMDGKNAKTLFKGHEYSRDYLRSLVRRRTTKVDGLFNLITKDGFKLRIAVSALTLSRIKTSQEKIIRNMMQKIIKEKAATLTLDQFVQEMVLGKIASDIYNQAKFVAPLRHVGIRKSKLVAAPQQLPPEVPAAPESEEEAELESEPEVVEEEVTEEA
- the serS gene encoding serine--tRNA ligase, with translation MLDIKLIRENPDLVRDNLDKRGNPDNIVMLEDLIANDRKWRENQTTLNDLRHTRKQVTIEIAKLKKSSQPATEQLKKAQEIDTQITTAEKQVAEEEAKNRDLLMRLPNLLEDSVPVGADDSGNVLVKTWGTIPQFSFTPKNHIDLALNLDIIDMERAGKVAGARFFYLKGPAARLDFALMHFALDELTEKGYTVIEPPLMMKRDAYEGVTSLADFADVLYKIEGEDAYLIATSEHPMAAMYMNEVIKEHDMPLKLAGLSPCFRKEAGAHGKDTRGIFRTHQFNKIEQFIFCKPEDSPKLHEELLVNAEDLLQKLGLPYRIVNVCTGDIGTVAAKKYDIEAWMPASNCYREVVSCSNCTDYQARRLGIRYREKEGAPPKGFLHTLNSTAIATGRTIVSLIENNQTEDGTITVPQVLRKYMGHLEKISGKQ
- a CDS encoding glycosyltransferase family 4 protein, with protein sequence MVQTKLCIVTHVFLPHVGGIEKVVYEQSSRLKKQQFDPLVVTSRMHAPSPKYVINGIPVECYEALSLAFRLGIPYPIPTGSSFKTFSKAVKQAKIVHAHGHMYLASFAASKLAKFYNKPFVLTQHNTFIEYDNLFDTVEYLTDLLISKQTLQAADKILTVSQATKKYVLSLGAKPEKVEVLYNGVDLNRFKLLAGKREEIRLKHGISNKAKVVLTVRRLVYKNGVDTLIEAAALAAKKDLNIVFLVVGKGPDKERVQQRIVQLGIERNLLLAGFVSDEDLAAYYNAADFFVLPSKSGEGLPLVALEAMACGLPVITTDVGGIREILVDEFSRVIPPNNPKAMAEAVLDFARTLIINRDELRRIVEQKFSWDVNVERLREIYEELI
- a CDS encoding glycosyltransferase family 2 protein → METELSITMQVEMVSIVIPTLNEAGNLLDILNTIHEGLTYPHEIIIVDGNSVDGTKEIVKKTGYCRLIIEPRRGYGLALRTGMKNARGNVIIMVDGDGTYEVKHIKRLVDTLAINDADLVLATRMYDPNKAMGLMNFVGNKIITSCFDFLYKQFFSDTQSGFRAISRETLEKIPLKETDMAYATEMLIRFAQNRCRMIEVPTIYKKRLYGQPKLRKFKSSIEIFSTMVKGLL
- a CDS encoding DUF1616 domain-containing protein, which gives rise to MSKIGKTAKKLLSDDKGFVVAIAIALIIVSYLMLSYYFVYRPIPEGYSTMGMLDYQNKAVDYPEVVVLNQNNTFTINLTVENHMGSSQQYKVLMKTVEPIEVIPVDTPPIATYEKTVADGETWNIQPTVTLNDTGYYSVIFELYRYIPESNNYQFDNYNICVLNVQVISN
- a CDS encoding zinc ribbon domain-containing protein, whose translation is MNRKGLLAVSTIILLLTLCPLVSADENKSLGVKAGDYVVYTFGTSWQTNQSSMLIPQELLDAQNKTSVKYEILNVTGQTIRYTVTYFYNDSSSKSLTYTGDPKLLGIAIMPNQTVSDILSIPIDATILHNDTLMRTYGSGETQRIVNRLEYTQSIDNTTEFITSTFWDNQTGLKMESYLNYTVQSEDMTLSWSIYQIISDTNLFQITTTSNEFILPPIAIPIIAGVGVTVPVVAGVAFYLRKRRSKPEPDESALDPPNPFQTPIGHYTPSPYYHQHPYYRKSSGVSPYKQIKQQPRFSSYDASLYQKPHSNYVRPGTTVQLCPNCKQIVSANESYCPHCNKRLW
- a CDS encoding saccharopine dehydrogenase NADP-binding domain-containing protein translates to MAQPTFKTVFVFLDTDKYCSPFDMLVAIDAFPDSMIFKYENVNSEDAPKIVYDLLFPRGPLGAAHTKVFINGSNFEEVEKVVAATQKAMKSAPWGNSIIVDPRGGYSTAAAAVAKTLGASIGKGLGGLEGKNVTVLAGTGPVGQTAARIYAAEKANVTISSRSLAKGQAVADKINAEVGENRVKVVEVSKPEQTAEVIKDADIVLSAGAGGIQLLSQADLSKAPSCKIVADINAIKPLGVEGLGENDDSVEIKTGVFGIGALAIGKLKIKTETEMIKRATAEPDGLFDYSIAYNIAKDNILKKLAKAAAK
- a CDS encoding mechanosensitive ion channel family protein, translated to MASFTEILQQILHTNAVTAEAITSILIFIVVVAVGWGIYAVLSRQLSKWAKKTSTTLDDEIIEAVKVIIIMIIVIFGIEYALSPLSILEPYNYILNGAFTVIQILLAAFAVTRVSNILADWFVGRTAIMKGKNSHHLLFILKKIIQIIVFVFAFLIILWTFDIDLTGAVVGLGVGGIAIAFALQSTLSDVFSAFSIYFDHPFEIGDFIVVGDYSGTVKSIGIRSTRVQLLQGEELVISNQELTTSSIRNFRKLEKRRVVFNIGVTYDTSVEKLRKIPGIITDVIKSTELATFDRVNFTEFGDFSLKFQIIYYVNCSDWGKYLETQEHINFEIKEAFEKEAIEMAFPTSTIYVKK